From a single Tachypleus tridentatus isolate NWPU-2018 chromosome 6, ASM421037v1, whole genome shotgun sequence genomic region:
- the LOC143254437 gene encoding uncharacterized protein LOC143254437, whose product MYCKKTFIWGMNLPSFRALFLTVIFGLIYKLQLEDKQQSGICWDIASIRVLLHKLQLEDKHQSGICWDIASIRVLFHKLQLEDKQQSGICWDIASIRVLLHKLQLEDKHQSGICWDIASIRVLLHKLQLEDKHQSGICWDIASIRVLLHKLQLEDKQQSGICWDIASISVLLHKLQLEDKQQSGICWDIASISVLLHKLQLEDKQQSGICWDIASIRVLIHKLQLEDKQQSGICWDIASIRVLIHKLQLEDKQQSGICWDIASIRVLLHKLQLEDKQQSGICWDIASIRVLLTSYNLKTNSKVEYVGT is encoded by the exons ATGTATTGTAAGAAGACATTTATTTGGGGAATGAACCTGCCTTCTTTTAGAGCCCTCTTTCTGACAGTCATTTTT ggtttaatttacaagctacaacttgaagacaaacagcaaagtggaatatgttgggacatagctagcattagggtattacttcacaagctacaacttgaagacaaacatcaaagtggaatatgttgggacatagctagcattagggtattatttcacaagctacaacttgaagacaaacagcaaagtggaatatgttgggacatagctagcattagggtattacttcacaagctacaacttgaagacaaacatcaaagtggaatatgttgggacatagctagcattagggtattacttcacaagctacaacttgaagacaaacatcaaagtggaatatgttgggacatagctagcattag ggtattacttcacaagctacaacttgaagacaaacagcaaagtggaatatgttgggacatagctagcattagtgtattacttcacaagctacaacttgaagacaaacagcaaagtggaatatgttgggacatagctagcattagtgtattacttcacaagctacaacttgaagacaaacagcaaagtggaatatgttgggacatagctagcattagggtattaattcacaagctacaacttgaagacaaacagcaaagtggaatatgttgggacatagctagcattagggtattaattcacaagctacaacttgaagacaaacagcaaagtggaatatgttgggacatagctagcattagggtattacttcacaagctacaacttgaagacaaacagcaaagtggaatatgttgggacatagctagcattagggtattactcacaagctacaacttgaagacaaacagcaaagtggaatatgttgggacatag